One part of the Musa acuminata AAA Group cultivar baxijiao chromosome BXJ1-5, Cavendish_Baxijiao_AAA, whole genome shotgun sequence genome encodes these proteins:
- the LOC135673887 gene encoding uncharacterized protein LOC135673887, whose protein sequence is MASLAGVMLAKTSDDPSPSPLHITPHDSKFYARLLSKEDDASLSTTPSFGVYDGVAPGSVPFDWESQPGTPKPTAVALAEPLPPINPPPSSYFHPVLRKAKLVSKKRRVNPSSRFTFLATLFRKLTPRKSPSSPVSSSFTSSPFSRLESPRSRRRSSFSSKGDDEEEDVGDGSTRSILCFRLQRSPRITLFRHSRDNCSSLIAGN, encoded by the coding sequence ATGGCGAGCTTAGCCGGAGTCATGCTCGCCAAAACCTCAGATGATCCTTCGCCCAGCCCTCTCCACATCACGCCGCACGACAGCAAGTTCTACGCCAGGCTCCTCTCCAAGGAGGACGACGCCTCCTTGTCCACCACCCCTTCCTTCGGCGTCTACGATGGCGTCGCACCCGGCTCCGTGCCCTTCGATTGGGAGTCGCAGCCGGGCACTCCCAAGCCCACCGCCGTCGCCCTGGCGGAACCGCTCCCTCCTATCAACCCACCACCCTCCTCCTACTTCCACCCCGTTCTCAGGAAGGCTAAGCTGGTCAGCAAGAAGCGAAGGGTCAACCCATCCTCCCGGTTCACCTTCCTCGCCACCCTATTCCGAAAGCTCACGCCGAGGAAGTCACCTTCATCGCCCGTCTCCTCCTCGTTCACGTCGTCCCCGTTCTCCCGACTGGAGTCGCCCCGTTCTCGGCGGAGGTCGTCCTTCTCTTCCAAGGGCGACGACGAGGAGGAAGATGTCGGTGATGGCTCCACGAGATCCATCCTTTGCTTTCGGCTACAGCGGTCTCCGCGCATCACGCTGTTCCGCCATTCTCGCGACAACTGCTCCAGTTTGATCGCTGGGAACTGA